The genomic DNA CCGGGTCTGCCATCAAAAACAGGATCATTTGAAAAATGGCCACATACGACATCCTGATTGCCGATGATCACCCCCTGTTTCGTAGCGCTCTGCATCAAGCGGTGACGCTAGGCCTTGGCGCGGACGTGCGACTGGTGGAAGTGGCGAGCATCGCCGAACTGGAAACGCGCCTGACCGAAAAGGCTGATTGGGATCTGGTCCTGCTGGATCTGAACATGCCCGGCGCATTCGGGTTTTCCGGGCTGGTGATGTTGCGCGGACAATACCCGCAGATTCCGGTGGTAATGGTCTCGGCGCAGGAAGAAGCCTCGGTGATGGTCAAGTCCCGTGAATTCGGGGCCAGTGGCTTTATTCCCAAGTCCAGTGGCCTGAGCGTGATTCAGGAAGCGGTGCGTAAAGTGCTCGATGGCGATGTGTTCTGGCCGCCGCAGGCGTTCGAAGCGGTCAGCGTTTCCGCCGAAGCCAAGGCCGCCAGCGATGGCCTGGCGAGCCTGACACCCCAGCAGTTCCGCGTATTGACCATGGTGTGCGAGGGCCTGCTGAACAAGCAGATTGCCTATGAATTGAGCGTGTCGGAAGCGACCATCAAGGCCCACGTCACGGCGATCTTTCGCAAGTTGAATGTGCGTACCCGGACGCAGGCCGCGTTGCTCTTGCAACAACTTGAGTCAATTCCGAGCCAATAAAGCCTGGCGCCTTCACGCTTTTTTGACTTTCGTTGATCTAGCTTTCCCATTCCTTTTTGGTTGGTTTCTACCTTATGTCACCTTTCAAGGGCCAGACCGGCCTGAAACGCATCCTTAACGCTTCCGGTTACTCGCTGGACGGCCTGCGCGCAGCCTTCACTGGCGAAGCGGCGTTCCGTCAACTGGTGCTGCTCAACGTGGTGCTGATTCCGCTGACATTCTTCCTCAATGTCAGCCGCGTCGAACAGGCGCTGCTGATCGCCGTGTGCTTGCTGGCGTTGATTGTCGAGTTGCTGAATTCGGCGGTGGAAGCGGCCATTGACCGTATCTCGCTGGAACTGCACCCACTGTCCAAGAACGCCAAGGACATGGGCAGCGCCGCGCAATTCGTGGCCTTGAGCATGATTGCTCTGGTCTGGGCAGTGATTCTGCTTTAAGCAATCGTCGGCAAGACGATCTCGTCGCTGCGCTGCACCCCGGCGGTGAAAGCGCGGCACAACTCGAGAAACTCGCGCATTGCCGAGGTCTGGTATTTCTGCTTGTGCCAGATGAAGTAGAACTGCCGCGCCAGATCCAGATCCGGCGTCTCCACCGCCACCAGACTGCCGCGGCGGAAGGCATCTCGCAGAGCCAGCCGCGAGATGCAGCCAATCCCCAGCCCCGATTCCACCGCGCGTTTGATCGCTTCGGTGTGCTCCAGCTCCAGACGGATATTCAGCGCACTGCGATGGTGACGCATGGCCTGATCGAAGGTCAGGCGCGTACCGGAACCCTGCTCGCGCAGAATCCACGCTTCGTGCGTCAACTCTTCCATGGTCGCGCTGCCGCGTTTGGCCAGCGGATGCTGCGGCGCGCAGAACACCACCAGCTCATCCTCGACCCAGCTCTGCACTTCGATGTCCGGGTGACTGCAATCGCCTTCGATTAGACCCAGATCAATTTCATAGTGAGCGACTTGTTGCACGATATTGGCCGTGTTCTGCACGTGCAGCTTCACCTGACTTTCCGGGTGGCGCTGCATGAAACTGCCAATCAGCAGGGTGGCCAGATAATTGCCGATGGTCAGCGTTGCCCCCACTGATAGCGAGCCGAAACCGGATTTGCCGTTGAGCAGGTCTTCGATTTCCTTGGATTGGTCGAGCAGCGCCACGGCTTGCGGCAGCAACTGTTTGCCCAGGGCGTTGAGACTCAGCCGTTTGCCGGCACGGTCAAACAGCTGGCAGCTGGACTGGCGCTCCAGTTCGGTGATCGAAGTGCTTGCCGCCGATTGCGAGAGGTTGAGCAGACCCGCAGCACGGGATACGCTTTCCTGTTGGGCGACAGCGACGAAGACTTGCAGTTGACGGAGAGTAAATCGCATATCGATATAACCGATAACCCTTATCTTAATAATCCAGTTAACAGATATTGTCAGCGCTATTAGAATGCGATGCAATTGCGCACCATCGGCATTTTTTCAGCCCAGAGCAAGCGCAGAGCCAATATCCAGGAGTCAAACGTACATGAGCAACATGAACCACGAGCGTGTCCTCAGTGTTCATCACTGGAACGATACCCTGTTCAGCTTCAAGTGCACCCGCGATCCGGGCCTGCGCTTCGAGAACGGGCAGTTCGTGATGATCGGCCTGCAACAGCCAAACGGCCGCCCGCTTATGCGCGCTTACTCGATTGCCAGCCCGAACTGGGAAGAGCATCTGGAATTCTTCAGCATCAAAGTGCCGGATGGCCCGCTGACCTCCCAGTTGCAGCATCTGAAGGAAGGTGACGAGATCATCATCAGCAAAAAGCCTACGGGCACGCTGGTACTGGACGATCTGAAGCCTGGCAAACACCTTTACCTGCTCAGCACCGGTACCGGTCTGGCGCCGTTCATGAGCGTGATTCAGGATCCGGAAACCTACGAGCGTTTCGAAAAAGTCATCCTGTGCCACGGCGTGCGCTACGTGAACGAAGTCGCTTACCGCGAATTCATCACCGAGCACCTGCCGCAGAACGAGTTCTTCGGCGAAGCGCTGCGCGACAAGCTGATTTACTACCCGACCGTCACTCGTGAACCGTTCGAGAACGAAGGTCGTCTGACCGACCTGATGCGCAGCGGCAAGTTGTTCAGCGACATCGGCCTGCCGCCGATCAACCCGCAGGACGACCGCGCCATGTTGTGCGGCAGCCCGAGCATGCTCGACGAGACCAGCGAAGTGCTCAACAGCTTCGGCCTGACCGTGTCGCCGCGTATGCGCGAGCCGGGTGACTACCTGATCGAGCGTGCGTTCGTCGAGAAGTAAGCCCCACTGAAAAAGCCCCCATTGTCTGAATTGGCAATGGGGGCTTTTTTATGCCCGCGACATTCACCTGTAGGAGCTGCCGCAGGCTGCGATCTTTTGATCTTGCTTTTGAAGAGCAAAATCAAAAGATCGCAGCCTGCGGCAGCTCCTACATTGGGTGCGGGTTCAGGCGTTGGCGGGGATGACTTCGAGGACGCGAATCTGTTCAGGCGTCGGGTAATGCCAGCGCACATCCAGGTCCCAGAACTGCGCACCGTACTCACGTTCCGGCGCCGGGGTCTGATAGGCCGGGCGCGGATCCTGGGCCAGGCATTGCTCGATCAACTCAACCAGTGGCTCGGCAAGGCGTTGGGCGTGGGTGTGCGCCTGTTGCAACGCTGAATCCGTCCACTGCACGTCAATCAACTGCGGCGCTGCGCTGGCGATGCTGTTGGAGGCGCTGGTGATGATGTCGGCGTAAGGCACGTAGGGTTTGATGTCGAGAATTGGCGTGCCGTCGAGCAAGTCGATGCCGGAGATGAACAGACGA from Pseudomonas baetica includes the following:
- the erdR gene encoding response regulator transcription factor ErdR yields the protein MATYDILIADDHPLFRSALHQAVTLGLGADVRLVEVASIAELETRLTEKADWDLVLLDLNMPGAFGFSGLVMLRGQYPQIPVVMVSAQEEASVMVKSREFGASGFIPKSSGLSVIQEAVRKVLDGDVFWPPQAFEAVSVSAEAKAASDGLASLTPQQFRVLTMVCEGLLNKQIAYELSVSEATIKAHVTAIFRKLNVRTRTQAALLLQQLESIPSQ
- a CDS encoding diacylglycerol kinase, producing the protein MSPFKGQTGLKRILNASGYSLDGLRAAFTGEAAFRQLVLLNVVLIPLTFFLNVSRVEQALLIAVCLLALIVELLNSAVEAAIDRISLELHPLSKNAKDMGSAAQFVALSMIALVWAVILL
- a CDS encoding LysR family transcriptional regulator, translated to MRFTLRQLQVFVAVAQQESVSRAAGLLNLSQSAASTSITELERQSSCQLFDRAGKRLSLNALGKQLLPQAVALLDQSKEIEDLLNGKSGFGSLSVGATLTIGNYLATLLIGSFMQRHPESQVKLHVQNTANIVQQVAHYEIDLGLIEGDCSHPDIEVQSWVEDELVVFCAPQHPLAKRGSATMEELTHEAWILREQGSGTRLTFDQAMRHHRSALNIRLELEHTEAIKRAVESGLGIGCISRLALRDAFRRGSLVAVETPDLDLARQFYFIWHKQKYQTSAMREFLELCRAFTAGVQRSDEIVLPTIA
- the fpr gene encoding ferredoxin-NADP reductase, with amino-acid sequence MSNMNHERVLSVHHWNDTLFSFKCTRDPGLRFENGQFVMIGLQQPNGRPLMRAYSIASPNWEEHLEFFSIKVPDGPLTSQLQHLKEGDEIIISKKPTGTLVLDDLKPGKHLYLLSTGTGLAPFMSVIQDPETYERFEKVILCHGVRYVNEVAYREFITEHLPQNEFFGEALRDKLIYYPTVTREPFENEGRLTDLMRSGKLFSDIGLPPINPQDDRAMLCGSPSMLDETSEVLNSFGLTVSPRMREPGDYLIERAFVEK
- the tsaA gene encoding tRNA (N6-threonylcarbamoyladenosine(37)-N6)-methyltransferase TrmO; protein product: MTYSVSPIGFVRSCFKEKFAIPRQPQLAPAARGVLELVAPFDQGDAVQGLEQVSHVWLLFLFHQALEEKPRLKVRPPRLGGNKSMGVFATRATHRPNGIGQSVVKLDKVEANRLFISGIDLLDGTPILDIKPYVPYADIITSASNSIASAAPQLIDVQWTDSALQQAHTHAQRLAEPLVELIEQCLAQDPRPAYQTPAPEREYGAQFWDLDVRWHYPTPEQIRVLEVIPANA